Part of the Olsenella profusa DSM 13989 genome, GGGTCGGATTGCCCGCGTTCGGTGATCGACGCCGGCTGCGACATGTTCTCCGTCCTCGCGACTACTGATGACAACACGATGAGGGAGGCCATCAAGCTCGGACACGACAACGGAGTCATGGTCCTCGCGGACTTCTGCAACGTAAGCAACATGTCCAAAAGGGCGCTCGAGCTTGACTCGTTCAGGGCCGACTACCTCTGCTGCCACGTCGGCTACGGTCGCCAGGAGTTCGGCGCCAACCCCGTCGAAGAGCTCTGCCAGCTGGAGGTCGCCAATACCCCTAAGGCGATTGCGGGAGGTATCAAGCTCTCGACCTTCCAGCAGGCGCTCGAAAGCTCCGCCGAGGACATCATCGTCGGGGGCGGAATCGTTCGCGCTGACAATCGTATTGCCGTGGCGAAAGAAATGCGCAAGATGATGGACGCCGCAAATGGAAAGGAGGCTTGAGTTGAATACGGTAGAAAGAGCAGCGAGGGGCGCCGAGCAGCTGTCGAAGTGCCTCTCCAGAGTTGACGAGGCGAGCGTCGAAGCACTCGAGGACGCCATAGTTGGCGCGGATCGCGTATTCGTCATGGGAGCGGGGAGATCGATGCTTGAGCTCCGCTGCCTTACCATGAGGCTCATGCATCTCGGATTCACCGCGTTCGTTGTCGGGGACACCACCACTCCCGCCTTCCGGAAAGGCGATCTCCTCCTCGCGGGATCTGGCTCTGGGACAACGTCGGGCGTCGTGAGAGTCGCGGAGAAGGCGAAGTCCCTTGGGGGTACCGTAGCCGCAATCACGATCAAAGCGGACAGCCCCCTCGGGAGGATAGCGGACGTCGTCGTCACCGTGCCCGCCTACACCGACAAAGAGAAGTACGACGGCATGGACAGGCCCGTGCTTCCTGGTGGTTCGGAGTTCGAGTCATCAATCCTATTCCTCGGCGATGCCATGGTGGTCCCGCTGGGAGAGAAAAGGAGCATTTCCACGGACAAGCCATTTGACCTGCACGCAAACCTCGAGTAGCAAGTTAAGTCCTGGAGAGAAGGGCGGAAAGATGAAGTACCAGCAGCTTGTCGACGGCATCGTCGACGGACTTGGCGGGATGCCGAACATCTCGTTCGCGACCCACTGCGCGACAAGGCTCCGCATGAAGGTCCGTGACACGAGCAGGGTGAGCCAAGACGTACTGAAGAAGGTCAGGGGCGTGCTGGGTATCCGCGACATCGGCGATGGCGAGATCCAGATAATCGTTGGGACGGACATCGAAAACATCTACGATGAATTCGTCAAGATCACCGGGTATGACGGACCTTCCAACGATGACATATCCGAAGAGGAGGCGCTAGCGAGGGGCGACCGCGCAGAGAAGACCGGGGGCAAAGGAAAAAGCAAGGCCTCCAAAGTTGGACGAACGATAATGGACTACCTCGGTGGCACCGTCGCGCCAATCATCCCAATATACATGTGCTGCGGAATGATTATGGCGTTCCTCACGGTCTGCACTACCTTCCTGGGTCTCGACTCCAAATCCGGCGTTGTCACCATCTTCAACTTCGTGGCGAACGCGGGCTTCTACTTCATCCCGATTGCGCTCGGATGGTCGGCGGCAGAGAAGCTTGGCGTCCGCCCCGCCCTCGGAGCGCTCCTGGGTATGTTTCTCGTGTATGTCACGATTAACTGGCCCAAGGGAGGACTCGACTTCTTCGGCATCCCCGTCTACCAGGTCGCGTACAACGGATCGTTCCTCCCAATGATTCTCGGCATGGCCTTCATGGCACCGGTGTTCAAGTTCTTCAAGAAGCACATTCCCTCGAACGTACAGTACTTCCTTCTCCCCCTCTGCACCATGCTCGTTACCGTCCCGGTGACGCTCCTCGTGCTCGGACCCATCGGCTACGTTGCCGGAACCGGCTTCTCGGTGTTCATGCAGTGGATGGCCACCCATGCCAAGTTCCTTGCCTCCGCCATCTGGGGCGCCTTCTGCCCGTTCGGCATCATCTCCGGCATGGACAAGGCAGTCTACTCTATCAACATGGGCGTTTTCGACCCGAGCTCCGCAATCTACGTAGGGTATGACAACCTGTTCTGCCCTGGCGGCCTTGCCGGGAACTCCGCTATAGGCGGCGCCGCCCTCGCGGTCTTCTTCCTCTCCAAGAAGAGCGATACCAGGCAGGTGGCAATGTCGTCCGGGATCACTGCAATCCTCGGAATCACCGAGCCCGCGCTCTACGGAATCTGCCTCGAGTACGGCCGTCCGTTTGTCGGTGCCATGGCTGGCGCCGCTGTAGGAGCCATGTTCGGCGCACTCTTCGACCTCAAACAGTACAGCTGGGCCGGACCTGGACTGATGACCTCACCCACGTACATCTCCCCCAATGGCGACCTGACAAACTTCTGGTTCTGCCTCGCGACCATTGTGGTGTCAGCAATCGCTGGCTTCATCTTCACGTACGCCTTCAGCAAGTCCAAGGCCAAAGAGATCTACGCCAAGTAGCCAAGTCGTTTATGTGGGCCACCTCCCGTGAGGTGGCCCATCCCATTGAGGTGATCATCGTGCTCTACAACGACCCAAAGAGCTTTCGCGAGGACATGCTGAAGGACTACGTGGCCGCATACCCGGAGTACGTGGCCCAGGTGCCGGGGGTGTGGCCCGCGCGACGAGGAGGCGGATTCTAGGGAACGTCGCAACACTCCCTGTCGATAGCACCGGGTTCTAGGTTATCAGCGAATCGTCTGTCAATTCCAGGAACACCTCGCTGGGCCTCCTCCACCCGAGCGTCTCGCGGGGCCTGTCGTTGAGCCCCTCGGCGACCGCGTCCAGGTGCTCCTCGGGGTAGACGCTCAGATCGGCGCCTTCGGGAAATACTGCCGCAGCAGGCCGTTCGCGTTCTCGCTGGCGCCGCGCCGCCATGGCGGGTGCGGGTCGCAGAAGCAGACGCCCATGTCCGACGCCACCGACATCTCGTCGTGCAGCGCCATCCCCGAGCCCTGGCCCCACGCCAGCGAGTCGCGCATGAGCTTGGGCAGCCCCGCCATCTTCCTGACGATGGCCTCCTGCGCCTCGCCGGAGCCGTGGCCGTCAGGCAGGTGCGGCAAGATGGCGTTCCGGCTCGACCTCTCCGCCAGCGTGCCCATGGCGCCTTTGTTCGCGGCGCCCGCTATGAGGTCGCCTTCCCAGTGGCCCGGCACGGCGCGGCCCTCCGCCTCGGGCGGCCGCTCGGGGACTGTCGCCACCGGCTCGCGGAGGCGCGGCTTGCGCGCGTTGGCGGCCGTCCCCGGCCTGTGCGGGCCGTGCGCCCGCTGCGCAGCTGCTGGGGGACGTCGCGCTCGGGCTGCCCCTTCGCCTGGATGTAGACGGCCTGGCATATGGTCTCGGTCGATGCGTTCATGCCCTCATTATCGGGGTATCCGGCCGCGTCTGCCTTCTCCGGGAAGAGCCTCGGATAGAGCTCGCCCTCGTCCATGCCTTCGGCATCCCTCCAGGAGATCCCCTCCCTTTCTGCTGCCTCGGCGACAGCCTGGATGCCGTGCCTCGACACCCCGAGCGCCTTCGCGGTCGCGTTGCGGGATGTCCCTGCGGCCAGCTGCTGCAGTATCAGCCTGGCCTTGATCCTCCTTGCCATGCATTCCTCCTTCGTCTCGCCGGGACATGGCAGGAGGAAGCCATCAGCTGCAGAGGAGGCAATCCGCCTGCTTCCAGCAGGCGGTGCCGAGACGCAATATGGTCGGTGCCGAGGCGCAATAACTGGCTATGTGGCAGCTGGTGCTGTAGCGCGACAGGCGCAGTGCCGCTGAGGACTAATACTCACTAAAATCGACGTAGTGCCTGACGAAAGGCCATACGAGCAAAGCATTAGCCAAGAAAGGCACTGCCACCGCAATCACACAGGCCCACGTATCCTCCGCGCTATGAACAAAAATTGCGACCATGCCCGCAAGCCGAGTACAAAAGTTTCTCATTACGGGAATTCTGAATCCCTGGCAACCATTAAGAAGCCATGTGACGTCGACTACCGACTCCACCACCTAGCAAAGCCAAATGAGCGAGATGAGCAAATTCGTTGATCCAAGAGTGAATGCATGGGCCAGGTAAGCCAGTACGACCAGCGTGCCCCAGACGAGGCCCATCGCAAAGATGTCCCAGAACGTCTTAGACTTCAATGCGCGATTATCTCCACAACGAGCAATTTCACGCACGCCATAATTAGTAATTGGTAGTGTCGGAAATGTTGGTGTTCGCGCCCGTCCGATAGGGCCGGCCCCGCGCCTAGAATCCGTTGCCCATCATACCATCATGCCGCCCTCCTCCCCGCGTCGGCGAGCTCCATGGCCGTCCGCACGACCTTGAGGCCCCGCATCCTCGACTCTTCGGTCGTCTCCGGCTCGGCGGGCGCCGGCTCCTCCAGCCTCGCGAGCGACTCCGGCACGATCCACCTGCGCGACGACCAGTCCTCGTCCTGCTCGGCCATGACGGCCCCGACGAGGCGGATCATGGACTCTGCGCTCGGGAACACCTGCACCACGCGCGAGCGGCGCCTTGTCTCGCGGTTCGTGCGCTCCTGCACGTTGTTCGTGCGGATGCGCCTGCGGTGCTCGGCCGGGAAGCCGAGGTACGCGAGCGCGTCGGCCTCGGCCCCCTCGAGCAGGCTCGCGGCCTCCCCCGACATCTCGCCGATGGCGTCGATCGCCGCGTGGTAGGCGCAGCGCACCACGGCGGGGTCCTCCTCGCGGAACACCGCCTGCAGGGCCTTGCCGGCCATGGCGCGCTGGCGCTTGGTCTTGAGCAGCGAGCAGACGTCGCACCCCAGGCGCACGGCGCGGCGCTGCCAGGCGGCGCCCGGGAAGCACTCCGCTATCGCGCGCTTCAGCCCCTCGTGGGCGTCGCTCGTGACGCACCTCACGCCGGAGACGCCGCGTTTTCTGAGGTCGCGGCAGAACCCGAGCCATCCCGCGTAGGTCTCCGTGTCTATGGCCGAGAACCCCACCACGCGGCGCACGCCGTCCGCGCCGCAGGCGATCGCCGTGACGGCCGCGGTGGACTGCACGCGGCCGTCACGCCTGCACTTGACGTACGTGGCGTCGAGGAACAGGTAGGGGAACTCCAGCCCCTCGAAGGCCCTTTCCGCGAGCGCGGAGACCTCCTCGTCGAGGGACCTGCAGATCGCGCTCACCTGGTCGGCCGAGAGGCGCTCTATGCCGAGCTTCCCGGCCACTTTCTGGACCTTGCGAGTCGAGACGCCGTTCTGGTACATCTCGGCCACCGCCGCGGCGACGGCGCGGTCCACGCGGCTGTAGCGCTCTATGATCCCCTCCGGGAAGTAGGTCCCCGCGCGCAGCTTCGGTATCCGCATCGTGATCGGGCCCACGGCGGTGACGAGCCCGCGCTCCCTGTAGCCGTTGCGCGCGTTGGCGCCGTCCTCGCAGAGCGCGTCCGCCTGAGCGTCCATGACTGCGTTGACCATCGTCTCCAGAAGCACGCGCGCCAGCTCGCGCAGGTCGGCTTTGCCGTTCCCGTCGGCGGGGACCTGCTGTAAAGTATCCATTGCGGTCGTTGCCTTTCCTCGAATCTCTTATCTAGCCGTAAAAGATTCTAAGGCGGCGGCCGTTTTCCTATCTAGGGGCGCTTACACCAACTTTCTCGACACGATCTAGTAATTCCGAGCTGTGCAAAAAACACGAAGTAGTTGGCAATGGATTGCGTATAGGGAGCGCTGGCGCATGTCGCACTCCACGAGCAGCACGCCCTTGCCCGAGGTGGCGATGGCGCTCGCGAGGTTGGAGGCGATGAAGGTCTTGCCTTCGTTGGGTACGGACGAGGTGATGACGATGGTCTTGATGGGATGGTCCACGCTCATGAAGCGGATGTTGGCGAGCAGTGTCTTGGAAGCGTTGAGCACCGACTGCATCATGCGGTCCATCGACTTGGCGGTGCGATCGCTGGAAGCTGGGGCAAAGGGCATGGCTACGACCTCCCGAGGTTGGGGAAGTGGCCGATAATGGGCACACCCAGAAGCTGCTCGGCCTCTTCGGAGCTCTTGACGCGCGTGTCGACGAGGTCCAGGACGACCACGATGACCATGGAGGCGAACAGGCCGACCAGCGCGCCCACGAGCGTGTAGAGCGCACGACGAGGGCCCGAGGGCTCGGTGGGCACGCTGGCGTTGTCGATGACGTTGACGGACTCCACGCCCATGACCTGTTGCGCCACCCCGGACACATGGCTCACGAAGGCGTTGGCGATGTCCGAGGCCGTCTGGGGGTCCGCGCCCGTCACGGAGAGCGAGATGACGCGCGTGGTGGTGGAGCTGATGACGTCCACCTTGTAGCCGCTCAACGAGGAGAGGCCCAGGGACTGCGCCACGTCCTGCTCCACGCGGTCCGACTTGATGAGGGTCGAGACGTCGTTGGTGAGCATCTGGCCGGCGGAGAGGTCGTTGTAAGCCGTGGCGCTCTTCTCGTCATCGCCCTGCGAGAGCACGTACATGCTGGTGGTCGCCGTGCACTGGTCGGGCATGATGCGCACGGCCACGCCCGTGACAAGCGTGGCCGCCACAGTGAGCGCAACCACGAACGTCCAGTGCTTGCGGAGGAGGCCGAAGAATTCGAACAGGGT contains:
- a CDS encoding orotidine 5'-phosphate decarboxylase / HUMPS family protein; its protein translation is MKKLQIALDVFTTKEALEILEEVADYVDYVEVGTPLCIAEGASATREVKKHFPDKIVFSDIKVMDGGSDCPRSVIDAGCDMFSVLATTDDNTMREAIKLGHDNGVMVLADFCNVSNMSKRALELDSFRADYLCCHVGYGRQEFGANPVEELCQLEVANTPKAIAGGIKLSTFQQALESSAEDIIVGGGIVRADNRIAVAKEMRKMMDAANGKEA
- a CDS encoding YveK family protein, which encodes MTLFEFFGLLRKHWTFVVALTVAATLVTGVAVRIMPDQCTATTSMYVLSQGDDEKSATAYNDLSAGQMLTNDVSTLIKSDRVEQDVAQSLGLSSLSGYKVDVISSTTTRVISLSVTGADPQTASDIANAFVSHVSGVAQQVMGVESVNVIDNASVPTEPSGPRRALYTLVGALVGLFASMVIVVVLDLVDTRVKSSEEAEQLLGVPIIGHFPNLGRS
- a CDS encoding PTS transporter subunit EIIC, whose amino-acid sequence is MKYQQLVDGIVDGLGGMPNISFATHCATRLRMKVRDTSRVSQDVLKKVRGVLGIRDIGDGEIQIIVGTDIENIYDEFVKITGYDGPSNDDISEEEALARGDRAEKTGGKGKSKASKVGRTIMDYLGGTVAPIIPIYMCCGMIMAFLTVCTTFLGLDSKSGVVTIFNFVANAGFYFIPIALGWSAAEKLGVRPALGALLGMFLVYVTINWPKGGLDFFGIPVYQVAYNGSFLPMILGMAFMAPVFKFFKKHIPSNVQYFLLPLCTMLVTVPVTLLVLGPIGYVAGTGFSVFMQWMATHAKFLASAIWGAFCPFGIISGMDKAVYSINMGVFDPSSAIYVGYDNLFCPGGLAGNSAIGGAALAVFFLSKKSDTRQVAMSSGITAILGITEPALYGICLEYGRPFVGAMAGAAVGAMFGALFDLKQYSWAGPGLMTSPTYISPNGDLTNFWFCLATIVVSAIAGFIFTYAFSKSKAKEIYAK
- the hxlB gene encoding 6-phospho-3-hexuloisomerase is translated as MNTVERAARGAEQLSKCLSRVDEASVEALEDAIVGADRVFVMGAGRSMLELRCLTMRLMHLGFTAFVVGDTTTPAFRKGDLLLAGSGSGTTSGVVRVAEKAKSLGGTVAAITIKADSPLGRIADVVVTVPAYTDKEKYDGMDRPVLPGGSEFESSILFLGDAMVVPLGEKRSISTDKPFDLHANLE
- a CDS encoding IS256 family transposase encodes the protein MDTLQQVPADGNGKADLRELARVLLETMVNAVMDAQADALCEDGANARNGYRERGLVTAVGPITMRIPKLRAGTYFPEGIIERYSRVDRAVAAAVAEMYQNGVSTRKVQKVAGKLGIERLSADQVSAICRSLDEEVSALAERAFEGLEFPYLFLDATYVKCRRDGRVQSTAAVTAIACGADGVRRVVGFSAIDTETYAGWLGFCRDLRKRGVSGVRCVTSDAHEGLKRAIAECFPGAAWQRRAVRLGCDVCSLLKTKRQRAMAGKALQAVFREEDPAVVRCAYHAAIDAIGEMSGEAASLLEGAEADALAYLGFPAEHRRRIRTNNVQERTNRETRRRSRVVQVFPSAESMIRLVGAVMAEQDEDWSSRRWIVPESLARLEEPAPAEPETTEESRMRGLKVVRTAMELADAGRRAA